One window from the genome of Yamadazyma tenuis chromosome 7, complete sequence encodes:
- the CHS6 gene encoding Chitin synthase, class 6 (EggNog:ENOG503P0EC; COG:S), protein MAEISENTDFGRSQEDFFNEPSAQRPKYGTFDEFPRLRDPSYGNVMKSRTAFQMNYVATNPIGPPDLLYYGIYAGATSYQFTHNDFNPLLNHNDKDVDGYIGYYHYVNGLDHHNSFQTIQNYVFSVMGIERTQTDYHWKHGTSHGFSFDSGKKETVVTFCSYNIFDKSEFRLRNVITPISVSRKTVSIDTSFQIASNDSPKVNAWLSIHKVPQTIWDELRCSSLIRLFCQLDDPSKQLPGLVSLNEFVSVKEQAQGSISLLIKFLSKGYLTDSDSSYGVVTGCVNDLKILVKTNVYRNRLIDTLLRLCEIGPNGGFTSFAIDEINKINANGNWDYVILMLLKLPNSRNTTNEFIELIFNHLANNELFSTQSCLMLLEQVKFLISKNDYQSALKVSATTIKILPLDFECWFYLALCYTLEEDYEQALISMNSFPMSFTDASAILVSGVTDEYSGSFVRNFNNNNEPISEKTFLKYFPQPKKYINSLIDSDNPKVEGKMKNLWEDIFIFDPNARHPIMGNDFYQSPLVVKSAKETSLVDSNLIKLVGPNSTKIRLSAYSANCSGSSILDFTRKSTWGRSYDLLSFIVAQIGWDSTVLLKSKIFEDKQKEQKPGSREFEVNNQVKSSIRCESWLEKLFMVIIQDLKILISISSSEREQNHSALEWEVLGLLGWNVKYHLKASISSLITAVMGDSGSHGFNYFGSIQVLALYDEFVLSDVNDSQIDIFTNSYNKSLFTNKLILKQNEKVFQTFTKAVETELLPLDVILLIIIKMISWNLRWYQYVPNYLINTVLAKLSIVHSPEYIISKIKIVFEQNKNHNPNDRYRFLKFMRPSSTTEEAWQFDTEDTITTYIERIINRMGTIEN, encoded by the coding sequence gaaccGAGTGCACAGCGGCCGAAATATGGAACATTTGATGAGTTCCCCCGGCTTCGAGACCCTAGTTATGGGAATGTTATGAAATCTAGAACTGCTTTCCAAATGAACTATGTTGCGACAAATCCAATTGGCCCTCCTGATTTGCTCTATTACGGTATATACGCCGGGGCAACATCATATCAGTTCACCCACAATGATTTCAACCCCCTTTTGAACCACAATGACAAAGATGTAGATGGTTATATTGGATATTATCATTATGTCAATGGGCTTGACCACCACAACTCATTTCAGACCATACAAAACTATGTATTCAGTGTGATGGGAATAGAGCGTACACAGACGGATTACCACTGGAAGCATGGAACTAGTCACGGATTCAGTTTTGATAGTGGTAAAAAGGAGACGGTAGTTACATTTTGCAGTTACAATATCTTTGACAAGTCAGAATTCAGATTGAGAAATGTGATAACCCCCATTTCTGTGTCCCGGAAAACTGTTCTGATAGATACATCATTCCAAATCGCTTCCAATGACAGCCCCAAAGTGAACGCTTGGTTGAGTATACACAAGGTGCCTCAAACAATTTGGGATGAATTGAGATGCTCGCTGTTGATCAGATTATTCTGTCAATTGGATGATCCTTCCAAGCAATTGCCTGGATTAGTGAGCTTGAACGAGTTTGTATCCGTTAAGGAACAGGCTCAAGGCTCTATTTCCTTGTTAATTAAGTTCTTGTCTAAAGGGTACTTGACGGACTCGGATTCGAGCTATGGAGTAGTAACCGGATGTGTaaatgacttgaaaatcCTAGTTAAAACCAATGTTTATCGGAACCGGTTAATTGACACATTATTGAGATTATGTGAGATTGGGCCTAACGGTGGTTTCACCAGCTTTgcaattgatgaaattaaCAAGATTAACGCAAATGGAAACTGGGACTACGTGATTTTGATGCTTTTAAAACTACCTAATAGCCGAAACACTACCAACGAGTTCATCGAGctcattttcaatcacTTAGCAAACAATGAGTTGTTCTCAACCCAGTCGTGCTTGATGTTGCTTGAGCAggtgaagttcttgatctctAAAAACGACTACCAAAGTGCATTAAAAGTATCTGCTACCACCATAAAGATATTACCATTGGATTTTGAATGCTGGTTTTACCTTGCGTTGTGCTACACCTTGGAGGAGGACTATGAGCAGGCTTTAATATCCATGAACTCGTTTCCTATGTCTTTTACTGATGCAAGTGCGATTCTTGTTTCAGGAGTAACTGACGAATACTCAGGATCTTTTGTcagaaacttcaataaTAACAATGAGCCCATATCAGAGAAGACGTTTCTCAAATACTTTCCACAACCAAAGAAGTATATAAACCTGTTGATCGATTCAGACAACCCAAAAGTTGAAGGTaaaatgaagaatttgTGGGAAGACATATTCATTTTTGACCCAAATGCAAGACATCCTATTATGGGAAATGACTTCTACCAATCTCCGTTGGTTGTTAAATCAGCAAAAGAGACGTCTCTAGTTGACtccaatttgatcaagttggttgGCCCTAACTCAACGAAAATAAGATTATCTGCATATTCAGCCAATTGCTCAGGCTCTTCCATCTTAGATTTCACTAGAAAGTCTACATGGGGTAGAAGCTATGATCTACTCTCGTTCATCGTTGCGCAAATTGGCTGGGATTCTACAGTTCTCTTAAAGAGCAAGATCTTTGAGGACAAAcagaaagaacaaaaacCTGGTTCAAGAGAATTTGAAGTCAATAACCAGGTGAAACTGTCTATTCGGTGTGAATCATGGttggaaaagttgtttATGGTGATTATtcaggacttgaagatacTTATTTCCATAAGTTCTTCAGAAAGAGAACAAAATCACAGTGCATTAGAATGGGAGGTGTTGGGATTATTAGGATGGAACGTTAAATATCATTTGAAAGCCTCAATAAGCTCATTGATAACAGCTGTTATGGGTGATAGTGGAAGTCATGGATTTAATTACTTTGGGTCAATTCAGGTGTTGGCACTTTACGATGAGTTTGTTTTAAGTGATGTTAATGACTCCCAAATAGATATATTCACCAACAGCTACAACAAGTCGCTATTTACCAACAaattgatattgaaacaaaatgaaaaagTATTCCAAACTTTTACGAAAGCAGTGGAAACAGAACTTCTACCACTTGATGTAATTCTTTTGATTATCATCAAGATGATTAGTTGGAACTTACGGTGGTACCAATACGTACCCAACTATCTCATCAACACcgttttggccaagttgtcAATTGTGCATTCACCAGAATACATTATATCGAAAATTAAGATTGTGTTCGAACAGAACAAGAACCATAATCCCAACGATAGGTATCGGTTTTTGAAATTCATGAGGCCATCGAGTACAACAGAAGAAGCATGGCAGTTTGATACTGAAGATACAATAACGACGTACATCGAGAGAATAATTAACCGGATGGGCACAATCGAAAATTAG